A genomic region of Zea mays cultivar B73 chromosome 6, Zm-B73-REFERENCE-NAM-5.0, whole genome shotgun sequence contains the following coding sequences:
- the LOC100277719 gene encoding uncharacterized protein LOC100277719, with the protein MPRAIGGGAAYKGGIKGYWKRRGYDRIDAAAAQRRPRLPTAELGGGEAHPQPAGGRRRRGWRVRRRAGVLGRRLLRALSPRRLLARLRDAYVNAMLRLASSAAVAGYGGAGPYCTAADPFARPRPLTREYDEKALVEIYRSILARGEAGPVVAAARLPAVL; encoded by the coding sequence ATGCCAAGGGCCATCGGCGGTGGTGCGGCCTACAAGGGCGGAATCAAGGGCTACTGGAAGCGCCGCGGCTACGACCGGATCGACGCGGCCGCGGCGCAGCGCCGCCCGCGCCTCCCTACAGCGGAGCTTGGCGGCGGCGAGGCGCATCCTCAGCCAGCGGGTGGTCGGCGCCGCCGCGGGTGGCGCGTTCGCCGGCGAGCGGGCGTCCTCGGCCGGCGCCTCCTCCGCGCGCTCTCCCCGCGGCGGCTGCTGGCGCGGCTCCGCGACGCCTACGTGAACGCCATGCTCCGCCTCGCGTCCTCCGCCGCCGTGGCCGGCTACGGCGGCGCCGGGCCCTACTGCACCGCCGCCGACCCgttcgcccggccgcgcccgctcaCCAGGGAGTACGACGAGAAGGCGCTCGTCGAGATCTACAGGTCCATCCTCGCGCGCGGCGAGGCCGGGCCAGTGGTCGCCGCCGCGCGGCTGCCCGCGGTGCTCTGA